Proteins found in one Acidobacteriota bacterium genomic segment:
- a CDS encoding RHS repeat-associated core domain-containing protein produces MLDARRWWFVLLLSLVTLVGPATAYNPNQPQGFPSDRAFHQAPDLPDQVDLFSGRLSLVLPVGPLTLVYNNNVWRYTPVIENMQPRLRAEPDRQQNAGFGWHLGWGELYPPGHWYNNSAVGQWLYVGDQGTRHVFYGALHRNEDDGDLDVYYTRDNSYLRLRKIVAGSTWDVEFPDGSARRFVKAGAGQPYRLVSGWDSFGSASDADFTVTYSSDNRLRTMTDRYGRRHHVHLAVAGDQVDGQTLSWMGQVVTKVDAQGVNGQRLEYYFTYRNILVSLSCKNTSTQFGPRIRLPHLVRIDQPDGTAYVMQDGGTPSYVNVCPAGIDDAPGSLTRMVLPTGGELRWTYQEYEFPPGHNWGPFNTSAGVATREVVKANGSVLGSWNYVTRDFGGTQTQDPEVWTDVVASPEGDCSRHFFSAINYVSPSQGKGWEYGLPFVRSVQNAGRFLSSEVYTGHNASSMLCQGTKLRSTFVRFRHDPIPGVATDPGNPTCEGTTSCSRLDEWFNTNRTLDAQRIVFHDDGNRWTDLELSQFDGIGNFRRAVTTGNLWSGSSNQERREVFTNFTRSPGTVPGGGYSHPDPSDPWILGVFDRVDTTESEALGERTSRVVTSFDDVTGALECSRTLRSGVTASTNDILVTYDRNGRGLVTDVKSYGADRNPLPPMFSRNQMADCGPLPAQPSYWDHHEYDYGVLARTRPFQPTGKPGLFLTYDVTVDPASGVTLSSRDASGYETTYQYDGAGRVSVITPQDRAATTLTYVNPVGIQGARLRYVSASGVNIFREEEQVLDSFGRVVENRRRMPGSVWSSQSRDYTARGWLTQVTEVNEPNLRTRYLDYDPFGRPGTIRPPEGANHDISMTYRGEREVTYSVPIQLSLFGNEGSSTRIQRFDSYGRLREVLEPSAPSGGNITTDYLYDVAGRLTRIGTTGGDLGQVRTFTYDNRGFLLTESHPEKGPFGGGTVHHSSFDTRGLALRKLDHNNDLGYQYDFLGRMQRVYDRNQGNRTLRSFTYDSAPGFGRGKVRRATAFNYLNIPSTGVDFTVKVTHDYRYQASGGAVNRKDTIYEIPNGAYTMRTDFAYDGVGQVTALQYPRCVSGPLCAASPVGNSLVLDQQYDFGFLTAVPGWASNISYHPSGLYSRIDHSNGVIDQQILDSSRRDRPRQLTSSGFATAGWDSGLITYDGSGNIKQIGADRFAYDKVGRLSRARIADHPFNKPIHYAYDIFGNLVQRDPVMDPATGVLTVDPLTNRLTSATYDGAGNVLSWNGQLFSYDPFNRLTNQAWMIYAYDAYGERAASFAANSTAPFFHLRGLGQELLSTVYLDGQGTFERQKDFIYANGRPLASIGDRETVHYHLDHLGSQRLVTRHPSGQEVWRPVILPYGQEVFNEELDNRLFTGHERDFSYGTDYMHTRHYSSDMARFLSVDSFRGVPSMPQSLNRYSYVMGNPMNSVDPDGRFGVPWVFVRAAYAFWAYLHSEVIEVIAGGGGGGFSDEITVTGRNPGVINGLPPFDVSDVLDPEPLAPVGPRRGTGPRQGTQGPDGEGGEPEVPEVEVPGPADGLIDPNIDPNLPPCGFTGTIESRKIDRSRYAGFRFIDDNQLANVARPFGGAIKPALFFFKGKSFLAPGKGRDFWIKASRLNISRRNLQAGGGAAYNAAGRPFSSGQESPGCRP; encoded by the coding sequence ATGCTCGATGCTCGCCGTTGGTGGTTCGTCCTGCTGTTGAGTCTGGTGACTCTGGTGGGTCCTGCCACTGCCTACAACCCCAATCAGCCGCAAGGATTCCCGTCGGATCGGGCCTTTCATCAAGCCCCCGACCTGCCCGATCAGGTGGACCTGTTTTCCGGTCGTCTCTCGCTCGTCTTGCCCGTCGGACCGCTCACCTTGGTTTACAACAACAATGTCTGGCGCTACACGCCGGTGATCGAAAACATGCAGCCTCGACTGCGCGCCGAGCCGGATCGGCAGCAGAACGCCGGGTTCGGCTGGCACCTCGGTTGGGGAGAGCTCTATCCCCCAGGCCATTGGTACAACAACTCGGCGGTCGGCCAGTGGCTGTATGTCGGCGATCAAGGCACTCGCCATGTCTTCTACGGTGCTCTGCACCGCAATGAGGACGACGGCGACCTGGACGTTTACTACACGCGCGACAACTCCTATCTTCGCCTCCGCAAGATCGTCGCGGGCAGCACCTGGGACGTGGAGTTCCCGGACGGCTCGGCTCGCCGTTTCGTCAAGGCCGGAGCTGGCCAACCCTATCGGCTCGTCAGCGGTTGGGATTCCTTCGGCTCGGCCTCCGATGCCGACTTCACCGTCACCTACTCGTCGGATAACCGTCTGCGCACGATGACCGATCGGTACGGCCGCCGGCACCACGTCCACCTCGCCGTCGCCGGCGACCAGGTGGACGGCCAGACCCTGAGCTGGATGGGGCAGGTGGTGACGAAGGTCGATGCGCAAGGCGTCAACGGTCAGCGACTGGAGTACTACTTCACCTATCGCAACATTCTGGTGAGCCTGAGCTGCAAGAACACCTCGACTCAGTTCGGTCCGCGAATCCGCTTGCCCCACCTGGTGCGGATCGACCAGCCGGACGGAACCGCTTATGTCATGCAGGATGGCGGGACGCCGTCATACGTCAATGTCTGCCCGGCTGGTATCGATGACGCGCCGGGCTCGTTGACCCGCATGGTCTTGCCGACCGGAGGAGAGCTCCGCTGGACTTACCAGGAGTACGAGTTCCCGCCGGGCCACAACTGGGGCCCCTTCAACACTTCCGCCGGTGTCGCGACCCGGGAAGTGGTCAAGGCCAACGGTTCGGTTCTCGGCTCCTGGAACTACGTGACCCGGGATTTCGGTGGAACCCAGACTCAGGATCCGGAGGTCTGGACCGATGTCGTGGCCTCGCCGGAAGGGGATTGCTCTCGGCATTTCTTCAGCGCCATCAACTACGTTTCGCCCTCCCAGGGCAAAGGCTGGGAATACGGCCTGCCCTTCGTGCGCAGCGTCCAGAATGCCGGCCGTTTCCTTTCTTCCGAGGTCTACACCGGTCACAACGCATCCTCGATGCTCTGTCAGGGCACCAAGTTGCGCAGCACTTTCGTGCGCTTTCGCCACGACCCGATTCCCGGAGTGGCGACCGATCCCGGCAACCCTACCTGCGAGGGCACGACTTCCTGCTCTCGGCTGGACGAGTGGTTCAATACCAATCGCACCCTGGACGCCCAGCGCATCGTCTTCCACGACGACGGCAACCGCTGGACGGATCTCGAGCTGAGTCAGTTCGACGGCATCGGCAACTTCCGTCGGGCGGTGACCACCGGCAATCTGTGGAGCGGTTCTTCCAACCAGGAACGGCGCGAGGTCTTCACCAACTTCACGCGCTCTCCGGGGACCGTCCCGGGCGGTGGCTACTCACATCCGGATCCGTCCGACCCCTGGATTCTCGGAGTTTTCGACCGCGTCGACACCACCGAGTCGGAAGCTCTGGGTGAACGGACGAGTCGGGTGGTGACCTCCTTCGACGATGTCACCGGTGCCCTCGAGTGCAGTCGGACTCTGCGCAGTGGGGTGACGGCGTCGACCAACGACATCCTCGTCACCTATGATCGCAATGGCCGTGGACTGGTCACCGACGTCAAGAGCTATGGTGCCGATCGCAACCCCTTGCCGCCGATGTTCTCGCGCAACCAGATGGCGGACTGCGGCCCGCTGCCGGCCCAGCCTTCGTACTGGGATCACCACGAGTACGATTACGGGGTTCTCGCGCGCACCCGGCCCTTCCAGCCCACCGGCAAGCCGGGTCTGTTCCTCACCTACGATGTCACCGTCGATCCGGCTTCCGGTGTGACCTTGTCTTCTCGTGATGCCTCCGGTTACGAGACGACTTACCAGTACGACGGCGCCGGCCGAGTCTCGGTCATCACCCCCCAGGACCGTGCCGCAACCACCCTGACCTACGTCAATCCGGTCGGCATTCAGGGAGCTCGACTGCGTTATGTCTCGGCCTCTGGAGTCAACATTTTCCGAGAAGAGGAACAGGTGCTGGACAGCTTCGGCCGGGTGGTTGAGAACCGCCGCCGCATGCCGGGTAGCGTTTGGTCATCGCAGAGCCGCGACTACACTGCCCGCGGCTGGCTGACTCAGGTGACCGAGGTCAATGAGCCCAACTTGCGGACTCGCTACCTCGACTATGACCCATTTGGGAGGCCGGGGACGATTCGTCCGCCGGAAGGTGCCAATCACGACATCTCGATGACCTACCGCGGCGAGCGTGAGGTCACCTACTCGGTGCCCATTCAGCTCAGTCTCTTCGGCAACGAAGGCTCGTCGACGCGCATCCAGCGTTTCGATAGCTACGGTCGATTGAGGGAAGTGTTGGAGCCCTCGGCTCCCAGCGGCGGAAACATCACCACCGACTACCTCTACGATGTGGCGGGGCGCCTGACCCGCATTGGAACGACCGGCGGTGATCTCGGCCAGGTTCGCACCTTCACCTACGACAACCGTGGCTTCCTGCTCACGGAGAGCCATCCCGAGAAGGGGCCGTTCGGAGGCGGCACCGTCCACCACTCGAGCTTCGATACACGAGGACTGGCCCTGCGCAAGCTCGACCACAACAACGACCTGGGATACCAGTACGACTTTCTCGGCCGGATGCAGAGAGTCTACGATCGAAATCAGGGCAATCGCACGCTCCGCTCGTTCACCTATGACAGCGCTCCTGGGTTCGGCCGAGGGAAGGTCCGTCGGGCGACGGCGTTCAATTACCTGAACATCCCGTCCACCGGTGTCGACTTCACCGTCAAGGTGACCCACGACTACCGTTATCAAGCCAGCGGCGGAGCGGTGAATCGCAAGGACACTATCTACGAGATTCCCAATGGCGCCTACACGATGCGAACCGACTTCGCCTATGACGGAGTCGGGCAAGTCACGGCCTTGCAATACCCGCGTTGTGTCTCCGGGCCGCTGTGTGCCGCCAGTCCGGTGGGTAACTCGCTCGTCCTGGATCAGCAGTATGACTTTGGATTCTTGACCGCGGTGCCGGGCTGGGCGAGCAACATCTCTTATCACCCCAGCGGGCTCTACTCTCGTATCGATCACAGCAACGGCGTGATCGATCAGCAGATCCTGGATTCGTCGCGTCGCGATCGGCCGCGGCAACTGACGTCCTCGGGGTTCGCAACCGCCGGCTGGGACAGCGGGCTGATCACCTATGACGGTAGCGGAAACATCAAACAGATCGGCGCCGACCGCTTCGCCTACGACAAAGTGGGTAGGCTATCGCGGGCTCGGATCGCGGATCATCCGTTCAACAAGCCGATTCACTACGCCTACGACATCTTCGGCAATTTGGTGCAGCGCGATCCGGTGATGGATCCTGCCACCGGAGTGCTGACGGTGGATCCGCTCACCAACCGGTTGACCAGCGCGACCTACGATGGGGCGGGAAATGTCCTTTCTTGGAACGGACAGCTCTTCTCCTATGACCCCTTCAACCGCCTGACCAACCAGGCCTGGATGATCTACGCCTATGACGCCTATGGAGAGCGGGCGGCCTCTTTTGCCGCCAACTCGACGGCTCCGTTTTTCCATCTTCGGGGGTTGGGCCAAGAGCTTCTCTCGACGGTCTATCTCGACGGGCAAGGCACCTTTGAACGGCAGAAGGACTTCATCTACGCCAATGGACGTCCCCTGGCTTCCATCGGCGACCGAGAAACCGTTCACTACCACCTCGATCACCTCGGGAGTCAACGCCTGGTCACGCGGCACCCCAGCGGTCAAGAAGTCTGGAGGCCGGTGATCCTGCCCTACGGCCAGGAGGTCTTCAACGAGGAGCTCGACAACCGCCTGTTCACCGGTCACGAGCGGGACTTCTCCTACGGCACCGACTACATGCACACGCGCCACTACTCGAGCGATATGGCGCGCTTTCTCAGCGTCGATTCCTTCCGGGGTGTGCCTTCGATGCCGCAGAGCCTCAATCGGTACAGCTATGTGATGGGCAATCCGATGAACTCGGTCGATCCCGATGGGCGGTTTGGGGTGCCATGGGTGTTCGTGCGGGCGGCCTACGCCTTCTGGGCCTATCTCCACAGTGAGGTCATCGAGGTCATCGCCGGTGGTGGGGGTGGCGGCTTCTCCGATGAGATTACGGTCACGGGCAGGAACCCAGGGGTGATCAATGGGCTTCCTCCCTTCGATGTCAGCGACGTTCTCGATCCCGAGCCGTTGGCGCCGGTTGGGCCCCGGCGTGGCACCGGGCCTCGCCAGGGGACGCAGGGTCCGGATGGAGAGGGCGGCGAACCCGAAGTGCCCGAGGTCGAGGTTCCGGGACCGGCCGACGGTTTGATCGATCCGAACATCGATCCGAATCTACCGCCTTGTGGGTTCACCGGAACCATTGAGAGCCGAAAGATCGACCGCTCCCGGTATGCCGGATTTCGATTCATCGATGACAATCAATTGGCGAACGTGGCGAGGCCGTTCGGTGGAGCGATCAAACCCGCCTTGTTCTTCTTCAAGGGGAAGTCTTTCTTGGCGCCGGGCAAGGGCAGGGATTTCTGGATCAAGGCATCCAGACTAAACATCAGTCGGAGAAACTTGCAGGCGGGAGGAGGGGCTGCGTACAACGCCGCAGGCCGGCCCTTTTCGTCGGGACAGGAGTCCCCTGGATGCCGGCCGTAG